The Streptomyces laurentii genome contains a region encoding:
- a CDS encoding hypothetical protein (identified by MetaGeneAnnotator; putative;~sequence version:1): MGESDRVTVPPPSEAATDAAREAGLGVYLRAFRARHRESDPSDPSDRPDRARGARPLVVLLLAGACLGTAVLGTRLVGQGLGIPLLLLPFGIFAVLLWRAPRPARAGSALRPAEYVYLYERGLVCPGTDGGARAVPWRAVTAMRQDVTRTSVDGGYTGTRYAYRLSVGGSREVTVGGFLDEETAAPSDGSQVRELAQIVLDETVRRALAPAVAALEAGERVAFGEVVLDGAGIGLPSGTAPWERVRRCEWRGDGLVVVRTAGAGRWARESREIPDFPVFWALVKELCPQAREFRR; this comes from the coding sequence ATGGGAGAGAGCGACCGGGTGACCGTTCCGCCGCCGAGCGAGGCCGCGACCGACGCGGCGCGCGAGGCGGGTCTCGGCGTCTATCTGCGGGCCTTTCGCGCCCGGCACCGCGAGTCGGACCCGTCCGACCCGTCCGACCGGCCCGACCGGGCCCGGGGCGCCCGGCCGCTCGTGGTGCTGCTGCTCGCCGGCGCATGCCTGGGGACGGCGGTGCTCGGCACCCGGCTGGTCGGGCAGGGACTCGGCATCCCGCTGCTTCTGCTGCCGTTCGGGATCTTCGCCGTGCTGCTGTGGCGTGCGCCGCGACCCGCCCGGGCGGGGTCGGCGCTGCGGCCCGCGGAGTACGTCTACCTCTACGAGCGGGGTCTGGTCTGCCCGGGCACGGACGGCGGGGCCCGGGCGGTGCCCTGGCGGGCGGTCACCGCGATGCGCCAGGACGTGACCCGCACCAGCGTCGACGGCGGCTACACCGGCACCCGTTACGCGTACCGGCTGAGCGTCGGCGGGTCGCGCGAGGTGACGGTCGGGGGATTCCTCGACGAGGAGACGGCCGCGCCGTCGGACGGCTCCCAGGTCCGCGAACTGGCCCAGATCGTCCTGGACGAGACGGTGCGCCGGGCGCTGGCACCGGCCGTGGCGGCGCTGGAGGCGGGTGAGCGCGTCGCGTTCGGCGAGGTGGTGCTGGACGGGGCGGGCATCGGGCTGCCGTCGGGGACAGCGCCCTGGGAGCGGGTACGGCGGTGCGAGTGGCGCGGGGACGGGCTGGTGGTGGTGCGGACGGCCGGGGCGGGCCGCTGGGCACGGGAGTCGCGGGAGATCCCCGACTTCCCGGTCTTCTGGGCACTGGTCAAGGAGCTGTGCCCGCAGGCCCGCGAGTTCCGCCGCTGA
- a CDS encoding transcriptional regulator, padR family (Predicted transcriptional regulators [Transcription];~Transcriptional regulator PadR-like family; pfam03551;~Transcriptional regulator, PadR family [Streptomyces venezuelae ATCC10712];~identified by MetaGeneAnnotator; putative), producing the protein MLELSILGFLYEEPLHGYELKARIQALSGHVRPVSDGALYPALTRLAKADLVDQRTEPGSGATTRRILSLTPAGRTRLLARLSDPKDVEITDGQRFFTLLSFLRHLPDRAGQAAVLRRRQAFLDAPTSFFYREGEPVRAEEAPDVFRQGMLRIARATGTEERAWLTETIHALEAPVAGESR; encoded by the coding sequence ATGCTGGAGCTGTCGATTCTGGGATTCCTGTACGAGGAGCCCTTGCACGGTTACGAGTTGAAGGCGCGCATCCAGGCACTCAGCGGCCATGTCCGCCCGGTGAGCGACGGCGCGCTGTACCCGGCTCTCACCCGGCTGGCGAAGGCGGACCTGGTCGACCAGCGCACGGAGCCCGGCAGCGGCGCCACGACCCGCCGGATCCTGTCCCTCACCCCGGCGGGCCGCACCCGGCTGCTGGCACGGCTGAGCGACCCCAAGGACGTGGAGATCACCGACGGGCAGCGCTTCTTCACCCTGCTCTCGTTCCTGCGTCATCTGCCGGACCGCGCCGGGCAGGCCGCCGTCCTGCGCCGCCGCCAGGCGTTCCTCGACGCCCCGACCAGCTTCTTCTACCGGGAGGGCGAGCCGGTACGCGCCGAGGAGGCCCCCGACGTGTTCCGGCAGGGCATGCTGCGCATCGCGCGCGCGACCGGGACCGAGGAGCGGGCCTGGCTGACCGAGACCATCCACGCCCTGGAGGCCCCGGTGGCAGGGGAATCGAGGTGA
- a CDS encoding hypothetical protein (Na+-driven multidrug efflux pump [Defense mechanisms]; COG0534;~Subfamily of the multidrug and toxic compound extrusion (MATE)-like proteins similarto Thermotoga marina NorM; cd13137;~identified by MetaGeneAnnotator; putative;~transporter [Streptomyces avermitilis MA-4680]) — protein sequence MKAAEHRRSLARLAGPVYVELLAGVVAGIINMVWVARLGAGAVAAVAVATNVENLLLGVVLVAGSGTTVRVAGARGAGDPAAERSAVRGGWALWALITPVVAVGGYLCREPLARLVLGGADEGHSPALAAAYFSIALPGIAVFFAGHVVDGILKGRGDTRTPMKLSVLANGLILVLDPVLILGYGMGVRGAAVATVLGRTAALVCGLAVLRRGSTARRDTAPGFRRLAADARRTAAIGLPMAADFLTRMAGALALVSVVARIGVGEVAAYGIATKAMYVATMAFYAVRQAAAIRTAHQLGAGRDERRAVGRQALILSGGLGVAAALALSTAGPWIMAGFGARGAVAEAGALYLRCVGPYLVLLACFIALGGVFEGSGRSPALARITACGTVAQLVCAYALSGWGLPGICAAMALAMAAQCAALVPLYRSTGGLVAVPVAPVTAPGTGTREERRTS from the coding sequence ATGAAGGCCGCGGAACACCGCCGTTCACTCGCCCGGCTCGCCGGGCCCGTCTACGTCGAGCTCCTCGCCGGAGTCGTCGCCGGGATCATCAACATGGTCTGGGTCGCCCGGCTCGGCGCCGGCGCCGTCGCCGCGGTGGCCGTCGCCACGAACGTCGAGAACCTGCTGCTCGGCGTCGTCCTCGTGGCCGGCTCCGGCACCACGGTGCGGGTCGCCGGAGCCCGGGGCGCGGGGGACCCGGCGGCGGAACGGTCCGCCGTACGCGGCGGCTGGGCCCTGTGGGCGCTGATCACCCCCGTGGTCGCCGTCGGCGGATACCTGTGCCGCGAGCCCCTCGCCCGGCTGGTGCTCGGCGGTGCGGACGAGGGACACTCCCCGGCCCTCGCCGCCGCGTACTTCTCGATCGCGCTGCCCGGCATCGCGGTGTTCTTCGCCGGCCACGTCGTCGACGGCATCCTGAAAGGGCGAGGCGACACCCGTACGCCGATGAAGCTCTCCGTGCTCGCCAACGGGCTGATCCTCGTCCTGGACCCCGTCCTCATCCTGGGATACGGCATGGGCGTCCGCGGAGCCGCCGTCGCCACCGTGCTCGGCCGGACCGCCGCACTCGTCTGCGGCCTCGCCGTCCTGCGCCGAGGATCGACCGCACGGCGGGACACCGCCCCCGGGTTCCGGCGGCTCGCGGCCGACGCCCGCCGGACGGCCGCGATCGGCCTCCCGATGGCCGCGGACTTCCTCACCCGGATGGCGGGAGCGCTCGCGCTGGTGTCGGTCGTCGCCCGGATCGGCGTCGGCGAGGTGGCGGCGTACGGGATCGCGACGAAGGCGATGTACGTGGCGACCATGGCGTTCTACGCGGTGCGCCAGGCCGCCGCCATCCGCACGGCGCACCAGCTCGGCGCCGGGCGCGACGAGCGGCGGGCCGTCGGACGCCAGGCCCTGATCCTGTCCGGCGGCCTCGGCGTCGCGGCGGCCCTCGCGCTGTCGACCGCCGGGCCGTGGATCATGGCGGGCTTCGGCGCCCGGGGCGCGGTGGCCGAGGCCGGTGCCCTGTATCTGCGCTGCGTCGGCCCCTACCTGGTCCTGCTCGCCTGCTTCATCGCGCTCGGCGGCGTGTTCGAGGGGAGCGGCCGCAGCCCGGCGCTGGCCCGGATCACCGCGTGCGGCACGGTCGCGCAACTCGTCTGCGCGTACGCCCTGTCGGGGTGGGGGCTGCCCGGGATCTGCGCGGCCATGGCGCTGGCGATGGCAGCCCAGTGTGCCGCCCTCGTGCCCCTGTACCGGAGCACGGGCGGCCTCGTGGCCGTGCCGGTGGCGCCCGTCACGGCTCCCGGCACGGGGACGCGTGAGGAGCGCCGTACCTCATGA
- a CDS encoding mutT-family protein (MutT-family protein [Streptomyces lividans TK24];~Nudix hydrolase isa superfamily of enzymes found in all three kingdoms of life, and it catalyzes the hydrolysis of NUcleoside DIphosphates linked to other moieties, X. Enzymes belonging to this superfamily require a divalent cation, such as Mg2+ or Mn2+...; cl00447;~identified by MetaGeneAnnotator; putative;~nudix motif), with translation MPMTIPHRNAKPPVAQASLGAGVVVLDEAGRVLLGLHPSGVWELPGGAVEPGESVEEAAARELAEETTLVAAPADVSVLGFILDTASSTALTRVSAATVVRVHHGTPAVAEPDKIERWEWFTPDRLPEALFVPSAQVLRFWRPELPAPEGLFHRYEVTSEDVR, from the coding sequence ATGCCCATGACCATCCCGCACCGCAACGCCAAGCCGCCCGTCGCCCAGGCATCCCTGGGCGCGGGCGTCGTCGTGCTCGACGAGGCCGGACGGGTGCTGCTCGGCCTGCACCCCTCGGGCGTCTGGGAGCTGCCGGGCGGCGCGGTCGAGCCCGGCGAGTCCGTCGAGGAGGCGGCGGCGCGCGAACTCGCCGAGGAGACCACGCTCGTCGCCGCGCCGGCCGACGTGTCCGTCCTCGGCTTCATCCTCGACACCGCGAGCTCCACGGCGCTGACCCGCGTGTCGGCGGCGACGGTGGTCCGCGTCCACCACGGCACTCCGGCGGTCGCGGAGCCCGACAAGATCGAGCGGTGGGAGTGGTTCACCCCCGACCGGCTGCCGGAGGCCCTGTTCGTCCCCTCGGCTCAGGTCCTGCGCTTCTGGCGGCCCGAACTCCCCGCCCCGGAGGGCCTGTTCCACCGGTACGAGGTGACGTCGGAGGACGTTCGATGA
- a CDS encoding lipoprotein (KEGG: sco:SCO0516 lipoprotein;~Uncharacterized conserved protein [Function unknown];~identified by MetaGeneAnnotator; putative;~lipoprotein [Streptomyces flavogriseus ATCC33331]), translating into MDTSTLEVVDTSTLKVVDRVPVGRHPFDVDVSRDGAEVYATDHDSSDVTVVDTGSLRARRIEVAPYGTEGGLGSWLKPHYAAVRPSDGRLLLPFEGERLVVVDPRTGRSQVERMTSNTHQHGVTITPDGTLLAVGTGPIDPAVDRGPSLTVRRPDGKERVHPLGGPHENVAVSKDGRTAYVTGGFIHDGYGDGLTVVDLTSGGTHRLSAGSRPLGIAVL; encoded by the coding sequence GTGGACACGAGCACGCTGGAGGTCGTGGACACGAGCACGCTGAAGGTCGTGGACCGGGTGCCGGTCGGCCGGCACCCCTTCGACGTGGACGTCTCCCGGGACGGCGCCGAGGTGTACGCGACGGACCACGACTCCTCCGACGTCACCGTGGTCGACACCGGCAGTCTGCGCGCCCGGCGGATCGAGGTCGCCCCGTACGGGACGGAGGGCGGGCTCGGCTCCTGGCTGAAGCCGCACTACGCGGCCGTACGGCCCTCGGACGGGCGGCTGCTGCTGCCCTTCGAGGGAGAGCGGCTCGTCGTGGTCGATCCGCGTACCGGCCGCTCGCAGGTCGAGCGGATGACCTCGAACACCCATCAGCACGGGGTCACGATCACGCCCGACGGCACCCTGCTGGCCGTCGGCACCGGACCCATCGACCCCGCCGTCGACCGCGGACCTTCGCTGACCGTGCGCCGCCCCGACGGCAAGGAGCGCGTCCACCCGCTGGGCGGACCCCACGAGAACGTCGCCGTCTCGAAGGACGGCCGCACGGCCTATGTCACGGGCGGCTTCATCCACGACGGGTATGGGGACGGTCTGACCGTGGTGGACCTCACGAGCGGTGGCACGCACCGGCTGTCCGCCGGATCGCGCCCGCTGGGCATCGCGGTGCTGTGA
- a CDS encoding sulfite oxidase (identified by MetaGeneAnnotator; putative;~sequence version:1) — protein sequence MQLSVPPPGPGATAWSPETVTSDPYNAQTPSAALAAPLTPADALFVRNHFEVPDLPADRWRLRIDGAVGTPYSVGYEELTAFPHREVDVVVECAGNGRTSMSPRPSGLPWGQRAVGCARFAGVPFGLLAERAGVDPAAVEFVFTGADSGTVRGRHVPFARGLPRALALHPDTLLATRLDGAPLTPRHGAPVRLVVPGRFAVADVKWLTGARAVTEPFEGVFQTEEYVYVDSAGRAGEPVGALLVKSVITAPEPDEDLRRGRETEVRGHAWSGGGVAVRRVEVRAVHEDEPNEPDSPEGGWHDAELGRPSGPYAWTDWSVRWTPRTPGRYRILARATDAAGAVQPVRAAWNAGGYGCNPVAVTEVVVV from the coding sequence ATGCAGCTCTCCGTGCCTCCCCCCGGGCCGGGCGCCACCGCCTGGTCCCCCGAGACGGTGACGTCCGACCCGTACAACGCCCAGACGCCGTCGGCCGCGCTCGCCGCGCCGCTCACGCCCGCCGACGCCCTGTTCGTACGCAACCACTTCGAGGTCCCGGACCTGCCGGCGGACCGCTGGCGGCTGCGGATCGACGGCGCGGTGGGGACGCCGTACAGCGTCGGCTACGAGGAACTGACCGCGTTCCCGCACCGCGAGGTGGACGTGGTGGTGGAGTGCGCGGGCAACGGGCGGACGAGCATGAGCCCGCGGCCGTCCGGTCTGCCGTGGGGTCAGCGGGCGGTCGGCTGCGCGCGGTTCGCGGGGGTGCCGTTCGGGCTGCTGGCCGAACGGGCCGGAGTCGACCCGGCGGCGGTCGAGTTCGTGTTCACGGGCGCCGACTCCGGGACGGTGCGCGGCCGGCACGTCCCGTTCGCGCGCGGCCTGCCGCGTGCGCTCGCCCTGCATCCGGACACGCTGCTCGCCACCCGGCTGGACGGCGCGCCGCTGACGCCCCGGCACGGCGCCCCGGTGCGCCTGGTGGTGCCCGGCCGGTTCGCGGTGGCCGACGTGAAGTGGCTGACCGGGGCGCGGGCGGTCACCGAGCCGTTCGAGGGGGTCTTCCAGACCGAGGAGTACGTGTACGTCGACTCCGCGGGCCGGGCCGGGGAGCCGGTCGGCGCGCTGCTCGTCAAGTCGGTGATCACCGCGCCCGAGCCGGACGAGGACCTGCGGCGGGGCCGGGAGACCGAGGTGCGCGGGCACGCCTGGTCGGGCGGCGGGGTGGCGGTGCGCCGGGTCGAGGTGCGGGCGGTGCACGAGGACGAGCCGAACGAGCCCGACAGTCCGGAGGGCGGCTGGCACGACGCCGAGCTGGGCCGGCCCTCGGGCCCGTACGCCTGGACGGACTGGTCCGTCCGCTGGACCCCCCGCACCCCCGGCCGCTACCGGATCCTGGCCCGGGCGACCGACGCGGCGGGGGCGGTCCAGCCGGTGCGGGCGGCGTGGAACGCGGGCGGGTACGGGTGCAATCCGGTGGCGGTCACCGAGGTGGTCGTGGTCTGA
- a CDS encoding lactate 2-monooxygenase (FMN-dependent dehydrogenase; pfam01070;~L-Lactate 2-monooxygenase (LMO) FMN-binding domain. LMO isa FMN-containing enzyme that catalyzes the conversion of L-lactate and oxygen to acetate, carbon dioxide, and water. LMO isa member of the family of alpha-hydroxy acid oxidases. It is thought...; cd03332;~identified by MetaGeneAnnotator; putative;~lactate 2-monooxygenase [Mycobacterium yongonense 05-1390];~putative FMN binding site [chemical binding];~putative active site [active];~putative catalytic residues [active];~putative substrate binding site [chemical binding]): MEQRFGDYQNEIYLNGLFGTLPKLPMTFAELERRAGAALPPSVWSYVAGGAGDEHTQRANSEAFTRWGLVPRMMVGATHRDLGVDLCGIGLPTPLLMAPIGVIGLCAQDGHGDLATARAAARTGVPMIASSLSVDPLEKVAAEFGDTPGLFQLYTPTDRALAESLVHRAEAAGYQGVVVTLDTWVTGWRPRDLATANFPQLRGHCLANYTSDPVFRARLAKTPEEDPQAAVLEWTGLFGNPLTWDDLPWLRSLTDLPILLKGICHPEDVRRARDGGVDGVYCSNHGGRQANGGLAALDALPDVVAAADGLPVVFDSGVRSGADVIKALALGATAVAVGRPYAYGLALDGTDGIVHVLRSLLAEADLLMAVDGYPALADLRAEGALRRL; this comes from the coding sequence ATGGAGCAGCGGTTCGGCGACTACCAGAACGAGATCTATCTGAACGGCCTTTTCGGGACCCTGCCGAAACTGCCGATGACCTTCGCCGAACTGGAGCGGCGCGCCGGGGCCGCGCTGCCGCCGTCCGTCTGGTCGTACGTCGCCGGAGGCGCCGGCGACGAACACACCCAGCGCGCCAACAGCGAGGCCTTCACCCGCTGGGGTCTGGTGCCCCGGATGATGGTCGGCGCCACCCACCGCGATCTCGGCGTCGACCTGTGCGGCATCGGCCTGCCGACCCCGCTGCTGATGGCGCCCATCGGTGTCATCGGGCTCTGCGCCCAGGACGGGCACGGCGACCTCGCCACCGCGCGCGCCGCCGCCCGCACCGGCGTCCCGATGATCGCCTCCAGCCTGAGCGTGGACCCGCTGGAGAAGGTCGCCGCCGAATTCGGCGACACCCCCGGCCTCTTCCAGCTCTACACGCCGACCGACCGGGCCCTCGCAGAGAGCCTGGTGCACCGGGCCGAGGCGGCCGGCTACCAGGGCGTCGTCGTCACCCTCGACACCTGGGTGACCGGCTGGCGGCCCCGTGACCTCGCCACCGCCAACTTCCCCCAGCTGCGCGGGCACTGCCTGGCCAACTACACCTCCGACCCGGTCTTCCGGGCCCGGCTCGCCAAGACGCCCGAGGAGGACCCCCAGGCCGCCGTCCTGGAGTGGACCGGCCTCTTCGGCAACCCGCTCACCTGGGACGACCTGCCCTGGCTGCGCTCGCTGACCGACCTGCCGATCCTCCTCAAGGGCATCTGCCACCCCGAGGACGTCCGGCGCGCCCGGGACGGCGGCGTCGACGGCGTCTACTGCTCCAACCACGGGGGCCGGCAGGCCAACGGGGGACTGGCCGCCCTCGACGCCCTGCCGGACGTGGTCGCCGCGGCCGACGGCCTGCCGGTCGTCTTCGACTCGGGCGTCCGCAGCGGCGCCGACGTGATCAAAGCGCTCGCGCTCGGCGCCACGGCCGTGGCCGTCGGCCGCCCGTACGCCTACGGGCTCGCCCTCGACGGCACCGACGGCATCGTCCATGTCCTGCGGTCCCTGCTCGCCGAGGCCGATCTGCTCATGGCCGTCGACGGCTATCCGGCCCTCGCCGACCTCCGGGCGGAGGGCGCCCTGCGCCGGCTCTGA
- a CDS encoding penicillin binding protein pbpA (Beta-lactamase enzyme family; cl17872;~D-alanyl-D-alanine carboxypeptidase [Cell envelope biogenesis, outer membrane]; COG1686;~identified by MetaGeneAnnotator; putative;~penicillin binding protein PbpA [Streptomyces cattleya NRRL 8057 = DSM46488]), translated as MADRTPDGDILGQDIPRAESSDTEHGPDREPADKADGPPSPRRVTKAERSEESADIKAAEQRDEIDVPTRVLTGLKNAAADPATHEDEAADADDGTGEAARPDDGRPRTSWGKTMTLRTQPPAAAPPEAGADDTTADQDANDANDANSEPPAEARDAASAKDAAAAPTAVTSPETTRAEASGTRETRETRETRETRETREDAAAAPAEATQVIRVAVFPGAEPPAAPPAARVDDVQPAAAPLDMLAQHTDTPPPPPASGRTPLRGVKIWAPLVALLALALVVVQLVRPLPAPAIVADSSSFTVGGGTFSMPWPAEGQAAAMVVGSGTIGTFGEQKPVPTASVAKIMTAYVVLRDHPIKRNEPGPRITIDARTVEEGKAKDESRIEGLRAGQTFGLQDMLKMLMIPSGNNVARMLARWNTGTEDTSAFVRKMNEAARSLGMKNTTYTDPSGLDEGTVSTAVDQLKLAEAVMKFDSFRAVVALPSADIPGVGRIYNNNQLLTGGLSVRGIKTGSNTPAGGTLSWAAYKTVDGEDHLILGTMMDQHAPGPDLNGGDSLVLVQDNTKKVIKAVRDALTSAPAVRAGGVVGYVDDGLGGRAPVVATRDLKVAGVPGQELKLTLRGTGGDLGARTKAGSVVGELVVGSGTQARSVPVALRSDRPQPSFWTKLTRLG; from the coding sequence ATGGCGGACCGAACTCCCGACGGCGACATCCTCGGCCAGGACATCCCTCGGGCGGAGTCCTCCGACACGGAACACGGACCGGACCGGGAGCCGGCCGACAAGGCCGACGGCCCGCCCTCCCCGAGACGGGTGACGAAGGCGGAGCGGTCCGAGGAATCGGCGGATATAAAAGCGGCGGAGCAGCGGGACGAAATCGATGTGCCGACACGGGTACTGACGGGGCTGAAGAATGCCGCCGCCGATCCGGCGACCCATGAGGACGAAGCGGCCGACGCGGATGACGGGACAGGAGAAGCGGCTCGGCCGGACGACGGCCGTCCTCGTACCTCGTGGGGCAAGACCATGACCCTGCGCACCCAGCCGCCGGCCGCCGCACCCCCGGAAGCCGGGGCCGACGACACCACGGCGGACCAGGACGCGAACGACGCGAACGACGCGAACTCCGAGCCGCCCGCCGAAGCGCGTGACGCGGCGTCCGCCAAGGACGCGGCCGCGGCGCCCACCGCCGTCACGTCGCCCGAGACCACGCGGGCGGAAGCGTCAGGGACACGCGAGACACGCGAGACACGCGAGACACGCGAGACACGCGAGACACGCGAGGACGCGGCCGCGGCACCGGCCGAGGCGACGCAGGTGATCCGTGTCGCCGTCTTCCCCGGCGCCGAGCCGCCCGCGGCCCCGCCCGCGGCCCGGGTCGACGACGTACAACCCGCCGCCGCTCCGCTCGACATGCTCGCGCAGCACACCGACACGCCTCCGCCGCCGCCCGCTTCGGGCCGCACGCCCCTGCGCGGGGTCAAGATCTGGGCACCCCTCGTGGCGCTCCTCGCGCTGGCGCTCGTCGTCGTCCAGCTGGTGCGCCCGCTGCCCGCGCCGGCGATCGTGGCCGACTCGTCCTCCTTCACGGTCGGCGGGGGGACGTTCAGCATGCCATGGCCCGCGGAAGGGCAGGCCGCGGCCATGGTCGTGGGCTCGGGCACCATCGGGACGTTCGGGGAGCAGAAGCCCGTCCCCACCGCGAGCGTCGCCAAGATCATGACTGCCTACGTGGTGCTCCGCGACCACCCGATCAAGCGGAACGAACCGGGCCCCCGCATCACCATCGACGCCCGGACCGTGGAGGAAGGCAAAGCCAAGGACGAGTCGCGTATCGAAGGGCTCCGCGCCGGCCAGACCTTCGGGCTCCAGGACATGCTGAAGATGCTGATGATCCCGTCCGGCAACAACGTGGCCCGGATGCTGGCCCGGTGGAACACCGGGACCGAGGACACGAGCGCGTTCGTCCGCAAGATGAACGAAGCGGCCCGGTCGCTCGGCATGAAGAACACCACGTACACCGATCCCAGCGGGCTGGACGAGGGCACCGTCAGCACGGCCGTCGACCAGCTGAAGCTCGCCGAGGCCGTCATGAAGTTCGATTCGTTCCGCGCGGTCGTCGCCCTGCCCAGCGCCGACATCCCCGGCGTCGGGCGCATCTACAACAACAACCAGCTGCTCACCGGAGGACTGAGCGTCCGGGGCATCAAGACCGGCTCGAACACCCCCGCCGGAGGCACGCTGTCCTGGGCGGCCTACAAGACGGTGGACGGCGAGGACCACCTGATCCTCGGCACGATGATGGACCAGCACGCTCCGGGGCCCGACCTCAACGGCGGCGACAGCCTCGTGCTGGTGCAGGACAACACCAAGAAGGTGATCAAGGCGGTGCGGGACGCGCTCACCTCCGCGCCGGCGGTCCGCGCCGGCGGGGTCGTCGGATACGTGGACGACGGCCTCGGCGGTCGTGCGCCGGTGGTGGCGACGCGGGACCTGAAGGTGGCCGGGGTGCCGGGGCAGGAGCTGAAGCTCACCCTGCGCGGCACCGGTGGGGACCTCGGCGCCCGGACGAAGGCCGGGTCCGTGGTCGGTGAGCTGGTGGTGGGCAGCGGTACGCAGGCGCGGAGCGTCCCCGTGGCCCTCCGGTCCGACCGTCCGCAGCCGTCCTTCTGGACGAAGCTGACCCGGCTCGGGTGA
- a CDS encoding beta-lactamase (Penicillin binding protein transpeptidase domain; cl01009;~beta-lactamase [Streptomyces clavuligerus ATCC27064];~identified by MetaGeneAnnotator; putative), which produces MDLPAFGELERAYDVRLGVYALNTGTGATVVHRPAERFAFCSTFKTLVVAAVLRADSPIHLDKRVRYGWSDIDSVSPVTREYVAEEMTIRQLCDAALRYSDGTAANLLLRELGGPDRLNAWLRGLGDTVSRLDHDEPELNRMRPGDPADTTTPQAIAADYRRIVLGDALSDDRRALLTDWMERKANGGNPIRACLPRGWRIADRTGAGDYGRTHDIAVVWPPRSAPLVLAVMSERSRRADSPREAVLTEATRHITTALV; this is translated from the coding sequence GTGGACCTCCCGGCGTTCGGTGAACTCGAGCGCGCCTACGACGTCCGGCTCGGTGTGTACGCCCTGAACACCGGGACGGGCGCGACGGTCGTGCACCGGCCGGCCGAACGGTTCGCGTTCTGCTCCACGTTCAAGACCCTCGTCGTGGCCGCCGTCCTCCGCGCCGACTCGCCCATCCATCTGGACAAGCGCGTCCGTTACGGATGGAGCGACATCGACTCCGTCTCCCCCGTCACCCGCGAGTACGTCGCCGAGGAAATGACGATCCGTCAACTATGTGACGCCGCACTACGGTACAGCGACGGAACCGCCGCCAACCTGCTGCTGCGCGAGCTCGGCGGCCCCGACCGGCTGAACGCCTGGCTGCGCGGACTCGGCGACACGGTCAGCCGCCTCGACCACGACGAGCCCGAGCTGAACAGGATGCGCCCGGGCGACCCGGCCGACACCACCACACCCCAGGCGATCGCCGCCGACTACCGGAGGATCGTCCTCGGCGACGCGCTCTCCGACGACCGGCGCGCCCTGCTCACCGACTGGATGGAGCGCAAGGCCAACGGCGGCAACCCGATCCGGGCCTGCCTTCCCCGCGGCTGGCGGATCGCCGACCGGACCGGCGCCGGCGACTACGGGCGGACCCACGACATCGCGGTCGTGTGGCCGCCGCGGTCGGCCCCGCTCGTCCTGGCCGTCATGTCCGAACGCTCCCGCCGGGCGGACAGCCCCCGCGAAGCCGTGCTCACCGAGGCCACCCGCCACATCACGACCGCGCTGGTCTGA